DNA sequence from the Desulfovibrio sp. ZJ209 genome:
TGAGGGCGTCCATGCCGGCCTGGATGAACACCGTGGCGACCACGCCCGTGATGGCCCAGAGCGCCGTGCGCCAGTTGACCTTGTAGAAGGTGCAGCCGAGCGCGATGGCGGTCAGCACGGGGCTGAAGCCGAAGAGGCCGGCGGTCACGTCCGCCGGGTCGGCCGCGAAGGCGATGGCCACGAAAAGCGCCACGGCCGAGCCCACGGCCGCGTAAATGGCCGCCCACAGGCTGCACACGGCGAGGCCCACGAGGAAGATGAGGCCGGTGACGGCGTTGTTGATGAGGAAGACCTGCGCAATGCCCTTGAGCCAGTAGATGACGAAAGACTGGATGCTCCAGTCGATTTCGCCGCCGATGTGGATGATGAGCGCCGGCGAGTCCGCATCGGCGAGCGGCATGCCGGTGAGCACCCGCGCGGAGAGCAGAAAGACCCAGGTCAGGAAGACGAAGGGGAAGGTCAGCGAATTGATCTTGAAGCGCACGGAGACATTATTGAAGCCGCGCCGCATCCACGTGGTGAGCATGGAGCAGAAGATGAGGGCGATCCACATGAGCGGCACGGGCGCGAGAAAGGTGGGGAAGGCGCAGCCCACAAGGATGCCGTTGAAGCCCCAGAGGCCGTCTTCGCCGTCCTCGGGATATTCGCCGATGATCCAGCCGGCGAAACTGCTGGCGATGAGGCCCACGAGCGCGCCCCAGGCCACCTGCGGCGCGCCGGCGTTGTAGGCGCCCCAGAAGATGCCGGCCAGGAAGAGGATGCCCGTCCACGCGCTCTGCTGGAACATCACCTGGCCCGAGCCGCGCAAGGTGCCCCGCACGGCGCCCTGGAGCGAGAACACATAGGTGCGGGGCTGGTCAGTCGTCGCCATAGCCTTTCTCCTGGATGTTATGTTCTATCAAGCAGTTGCCAGATTTTCCTTAAGTCCGTCTGGAGCGAAGCGGAAGACGGGTGCTCGTGCCGGAAGCATCCTAAAAAATAAGATTTTTTGGTT
Encoded proteins:
- a CDS encoding urea transporter translates to MATTDQPRTYVFSLQGAVRGTLRGSGQVMFQQSAWTGILFLAGIFWGAYNAGAPQVAWGALVGLIASSFAGWIIGEYPEDGEDGLWGFNGILVGCAFPTFLAPVPLMWIALIFCSMLTTWMRRGFNNVSVRFKINSLTFPFVFLTWVFLLSARVLTGMPLADADSPALIIHIGGEIDWSIQSFVIYWLKGIAQVFLINNAVTGLIFLVGLAVCSLWAAIYAAVGSAVALFVAIAFAADPADVTAGLFGFSPVLTAIALGCTFYKVNWRTALWAITGVVATVFIQAGMDALMTPWGLPTLTGPFCVATWLFLLPLYKLDENDPDKSDWKHTGQTPPSARNVKAGKD